Proteins from a genomic interval of Lysobacter arenosi:
- a CDS encoding ABC-F family ATP-binding cassette domain-containing protein, which produces MISFRNFALRRGERLLLSNVDLALHAGWRVGVIGRNGTGKSSLFAAIQGHVEADKGDIDVPTRVRIASVAQETPALDEPALDFVLSGDALVHAAIVAEREAVEREDWEAVAEAHHRLEELNGYDATARAGKLLHGLGFSPDTHERAVKEFSGGWRVRLNLARALMTPSDLLLLDEPTNHLDLDAVLWLEQWLLKYPGTLLLISHDREFLDEITTHTLHLHDGKGKLYTGDYTAFERQRAEHLRLQQITHEKVQAERAHLQSFIDRFSASAAKAKQAQSRVKRLAKMADTEAVRVERALRIEFPAPAKLPHALLRVTHADCGYGDHTVLHQIGFILEAGDRVALLGPNGAGKSTLVKTLVGELPLLSGERGGHPDLRIGYFAQHTVESLREGTTAIDHLADIAPGVATQQLRDFLGKWNFPGDRAFEKVDVFSGGERARLALALIAWRKPNVLLLDEPTNHLDLDMREALAEALSIFEGAIVMVSHDRHLIGLVCDTFWRVADGVAQPFDGDLDAYAVWLRTRDSSNDGKVPAKVAAAAPAPVVAAKPVAKATKANAHKLAQAEARVAELESKLHTLDMDLADPDQYAGGGTDAAELAKRREQVAAELAKAEEALLGLYEGA; this is translated from the coding sequence GTGATTTCCTTCCGTAATTTCGCCCTCCGCCGGGGCGAGCGCCTGCTGTTGTCCAACGTCGACTTGGCCCTGCATGCCGGCTGGCGCGTGGGCGTGATCGGCCGCAACGGCACCGGCAAGTCGTCGTTGTTTGCCGCGATCCAGGGCCATGTCGAAGCCGACAAGGGCGACATAGATGTACCGACCCGCGTGCGCATCGCCAGCGTTGCCCAGGAGACCCCGGCGCTCGACGAACCGGCGCTCGATTTCGTGTTGTCCGGCGATGCGCTGGTGCATGCGGCGATCGTCGCCGAGCGCGAAGCGGTCGAGCGCGAGGACTGGGAGGCCGTCGCCGAAGCGCACCACCGCCTGGAAGAACTCAACGGCTACGACGCCACCGCGCGTGCCGGCAAGCTGCTGCACGGCCTGGGCTTCTCGCCCGACACGCACGAACGCGCCGTCAAGGAATTCTCCGGCGGCTGGCGCGTGCGCCTGAACCTGGCGCGCGCGCTGATGACGCCGTCGGACCTGCTGCTGCTCGACGAACCGACCAATCACCTCGACCTCGACGCGGTGCTATGGCTGGAACAGTGGCTGCTCAAGTACCCGGGCACGCTGCTGCTGATCTCTCACGATCGCGAGTTCCTCGACGAGATCACCACCCACACGCTGCATCTGCACGACGGCAAGGGCAAGCTCTACACCGGCGACTACACTGCCTTCGAGCGCCAGCGCGCCGAACACCTGCGCCTGCAGCAGATCACCCACGAGAAGGTGCAGGCCGAACGCGCCCACCTGCAGAGCTTCATCGACCGCTTCAGCGCCAGCGCGGCCAAGGCCAAGCAGGCGCAGTCGCGGGTCAAGCGCCTGGCCAAGATGGCCGACACCGAGGCGGTGCGCGTGGAGCGCGCGCTGCGGATCGAGTTCCCGGCGCCGGCGAAGCTGCCGCACGCGCTGCTGCGCGTGACCCACGCCGATTGCGGTTACGGCGACCACACCGTGCTGCACCAGATCGGCTTCATCCTCGAAGCCGGCGACCGCGTAGCACTGCTGGGTCCCAACGGCGCCGGCAAGTCGACCCTGGTGAAGACCCTGGTCGGCGAACTGCCGCTGCTCAGCGGCGAGCGCGGCGGCCATCCCGACCTGCGCATCGGCTACTTCGCCCAGCACACGGTCGAGTCGCTGCGTGAAGGCACGACCGCGATCGACCATCTGGCCGACATCGCGCCGGGCGTGGCCACGCAGCAGTTGCGTGACTTCCTCGGCAAGTGGAACTTCCCCGGCGACCGCGCGTTCGAGAAGGTCGACGTGTTCTCCGGCGGCGAGCGTGCGCGCCTGGCGCTGGCGCTGATCGCCTGGCGCAAGCCGAACGTGCTGCTGCTCGACGAACCGACCAACCACCTCGACCTCGACATGCGTGAGGCCCTGGCCGAGGCGCTGAGCATCTTCGAAGGCGCGATCGTGATGGTCAGCCACGACCGCCATCTCATCGGCCTGGTCTGCGATACGTTCTGGCGCGTCGCTGACGGCGTCGCGCAACCGTTCGACGGCGATCTCGATGCCTACGCGGTGTGGCTGCGCACCCGCGACAGCAGCAACGACGGCAAAGTGCCGGCCAAGGTGGCCGCGGCAGCGCCGGCGCCAGTTGTGGCGGCCAAGCCGGTCGCCAAGGCAACCAAGGCCAACGCCCACAAGCTGGCGCAGGCCGAAGCGCGCGTGGCCGAACTGGAATCGAAGCTGCACACCCTCGACATGGATCTGGCCGATCCGGACCAGTACGCCGGCGGCGGCACCGATGCGGCCGAACTGGCCAAGCGTCGCGAGCAGGTGGCGGCGGAGCTGGCGAAGGCGGAAGAAGCGCTGCTGGGGTTGTACGAGGGCGCCTGA
- the ybaL gene encoding YbaL family putative K(+) efflux transporter yields MHHTSLIAILVAGFVLAFIFGSLAQRLRLSPLVGYLLAGVIAGPFTPGFVGDQTLAPQLAEIGVILLMFGVGLHFSMRDLMAVKAIALPGAVAQIALATVLGWGLARFLGWSHGAGIVFGLSLSVASTVVLLRALEERRLVETGRGRIAVGWLIVEDLAMVLALVLLPALAGVLKGEAGDAVEVWTALFKTFAKVGAFVAVMLIVGRRVIPWILERVAGTGSRELFTLCVLAIALGVAFGSAALFGVSFALGAFFAGMLLNESEFSHQAAAETLPLRDAFAVLFFVSVGMLFDPMILLQRPVEVIATFLIIVIGKSLAAYAIVRAFGKPNSTALLISASLAQIGEFSFILAGLGLQLDVLPSEGQDLVLAGALLSIIVNPLLFAWLDRREAREAANRAPEPEEHISPPIRPGLSNHVIEIGYGRVGSELTRLLTERGVEIVVIDDEEDLVNKARAAGLPAIRGNAANERVLREAAPERATMVMVAIPNALEAGEIIAKLREINPALTIVARAHSDIEVKHLLEHGADAAVLAERELAHSLAEMVMATPQYRGERHLPPVAPA; encoded by the coding sequence ATGCATCACACGTCCCTGATCGCAATCCTCGTGGCCGGCTTCGTGCTGGCGTTCATCTTTGGCTCGCTGGCGCAACGCCTGCGGCTGTCGCCTTTGGTGGGCTATTTGCTGGCCGGCGTGATCGCCGGACCGTTCACACCCGGATTCGTCGGCGACCAGACGCTGGCACCGCAGTTGGCAGAGATCGGCGTGATCCTGCTGATGTTCGGTGTCGGCCTGCACTTCTCGATGCGCGACCTGATGGCGGTCAAGGCGATCGCCCTGCCCGGCGCGGTCGCGCAGATCGCCCTGGCGACAGTGCTTGGCTGGGGCCTGGCAAGGTTCCTGGGCTGGTCGCACGGCGCCGGCATCGTCTTCGGCCTGTCGCTGTCGGTCGCCAGTACCGTGGTGTTGCTGCGCGCACTGGAAGAACGCCGCCTGGTGGAAACCGGACGCGGTCGCATCGCGGTGGGCTGGTTGATCGTCGAGGACCTGGCGATGGTGCTCGCGCTGGTGCTGCTGCCGGCGCTGGCGGGCGTTCTCAAGGGCGAAGCCGGCGACGCGGTGGAGGTGTGGACGGCGCTGTTCAAGACCTTCGCCAAGGTCGGCGCGTTCGTCGCGGTGATGCTGATCGTCGGTCGCCGCGTGATCCCGTGGATCCTCGAGCGCGTTGCCGGCACCGGCTCGCGCGAGTTGTTCACGCTGTGCGTGCTGGCGATCGCGCTGGGCGTGGCGTTCGGTTCGGCGGCGTTGTTCGGCGTGTCGTTCGCACTGGGTGCGTTCTTCGCCGGCATGCTGCTCAACGAATCGGAATTCAGCCACCAGGCCGCGGCCGAGACCCTGCCGCTGCGCGATGCATTCGCGGTGCTGTTCTTCGTCTCGGTCGGCATGCTGTTCGATCCGATGATCCTGCTGCAGCGTCCGGTCGAGGTGATCGCGACCTTCCTGATCATCGTCATCGGCAAGTCGTTGGCGGCCTACGCCATCGTCCGTGCCTTCGGCAAACCCAATTCGACCGCGTTGCTTATCTCGGCCAGCCTGGCGCAGATCGGCGAGTTCTCCTTCATCCTCGCCGGCCTGGGCCTGCAGCTGGATGTCCTGCCCAGCGAAGGCCAGGACCTGGTGCTGGCGGGCGCGCTGCTGTCGATCATCGTCAATCCGCTGCTGTTCGCCTGGCTGGACCGGCGCGAAGCGCGCGAGGCCGCCAACCGTGCGCCGGAGCCGGAAGAGCACATCTCGCCGCCGATCCGGCCGGGCCTGAGCAACCACGTGATCGAGATCGGCTACGGCCGCGTCGGCAGCGAACTGACCCGCCTGCTGACCGAGCGTGGCGTCGAGATCGTCGTCATCGACGACGAGGAAGACCTGGTCAACAAGGCGCGTGCGGCCGGCCTGCCGGCGATCCGCGGCAATGCCGCCAACGAGCGAGTGCTGCGCGAAGCCGCACCGGAGCGCGCGACCATGGTGATGGTGGCGATCCCGAACGCGCTGGAGGCCGGCGAGATCATCGCCAAGCTGCGCGAGATCAATCCGGCGCTGACGATCGTCGCGCGCGCGCACAGCGACATCGAGGTCAAGCACCTGCTCGAGCACGGCGCCGATGCCGCGGTACTGGCCGAGCGTGAGCTGGCCCACAGCCTGGCCGAGATGGTGATGGCGACGCCGCAATACCGTGGCGAGCGCCACCTGCCTCCGGTCGCGCCGGCCTGA
- the otsB gene encoding trehalose-phosphatase, giving the protein MSSRHPHLPLPPAVAPDWALFLDVDGTLLDFADAPGDVAVEPGLIDTLAILHGRLDGALALVSGRNLAQLDALFAPLHLPAVGLHGLERRDDGHVEQHARAPALDGVLASARALAAKYPGARIEDKGIGLALHWRGAPAAEEPLHEFATSALIDLPGYHLQPGNRVIELRPDGANKGAAVLDLLALPPFHGRRPVFVGDDLTDEHGFAAVGSHGGFGILVGSRQPSVARYGLHDPAAVRAWLDDSIA; this is encoded by the coding sequence ATGAGCTCACGGCATCCCCACCTGCCGCTGCCGCCGGCGGTCGCGCCCGACTGGGCCCTGTTCCTCGATGTCGACGGGACCCTGCTGGATTTCGCCGACGCCCCCGGTGACGTCGCGGTGGAACCGGGCCTGATCGATACCCTGGCGATCCTGCACGGCCGCCTCGATGGTGCGCTGGCGCTGGTCAGCGGTCGCAACCTCGCCCAGCTCGATGCGCTGTTCGCGCCCCTGCACCTGCCTGCAGTCGGCCTGCATGGGCTGGAGCGGCGCGACGACGGCCACGTCGAGCAGCATGCGCGCGCGCCGGCACTCGATGGCGTGCTTGCCTCGGCGCGGGCGCTGGCCGCCAAGTACCCCGGCGCGCGCATCGAGGACAAGGGCATTGGCCTGGCACTGCACTGGCGTGGCGCACCGGCCGCGGAGGAACCACTGCACGAGTTCGCGACCTCCGCGCTGATCGACCTCCCCGGCTATCACCTGCAACCGGGCAATCGCGTGATCGAATTGCGCCCCGATGGCGCCAACAAGGGCGCCGCGGTGCTCGACCTGCTGGCGTTGCCACCATTCCACGGGCGCCGCCCGGTCTTCGTCGGCGACGACCTCACCGATGAGCACGGGTTTGCCGCGGTCGGCAGTCACGGCGGATTCGGCATCCTGGTCGGTTCGCGCCAACCCAGTGTCGCGCGCTACGGACTGCACGACCCGGCCGCGGTGCGCGCCTGGCTGGACGACTCCATTGCATAG
- a CDS encoding glycoside hydrolase family 15 protein, translated as MTSVADLQTSLDLGIIGNGSIAALIDARARIVWGCVPAFDGDPTFCALLSPRQHEGGDYAIELEDFASSEQEYLINTAVIRTVLRDTKGGAIEIIDFAPRWHQNERFYRPVMLLRHVRPLSGLPRIRIRLRPLADYGASKPETTWGSNHIRYLIPDFTLRLTSDVPVRLIRDSLPFVLDRDLHLVLGPDETLTQPVATFVRQSEEKTIAYWRDWVRYLSIPLEWQDPVIRSAITLKLCQYEETGAIVAAMTTSIPEAANTVRNWDYRYCWLRDSAFVVRALNRLGATRSMEDYLRYVANVAANDGALQPLYGIGFERELAESEVTSLAGYRGMGPVRRGNLAWLQAQHDVYGSVVLAATQLFFDQRLTRVGDAAIFARVEPLGELAYKLYDQPDAGLWEFRGRAEVHTYSSVMCWAACDRLAKIAVHLNLAPQCKYWRERADEMHARITEHAYNTELGHFVEALDGNRLDASLLLLADLGFIKADDPRFVRTVEAIGKGLRRGDALFRYVAPDDFGSPETSFTICTFWYIDALASIGRHEEARSLFERILARRNPLGLLSEDLEFGGGEAWGNFPQTYSHVGLINAAMRLSRPWQDAA; from the coding sequence ATGACTTCAGTCGCAGACCTCCAGACCAGCCTCGACCTGGGCATCATCGGCAACGGCAGCATCGCTGCCCTCATCGACGCCCGCGCCCGCATCGTCTGGGGCTGCGTTCCCGCATTCGACGGCGACCCCACTTTCTGCGCGCTGCTGTCGCCGCGGCAGCACGAAGGCGGCGACTACGCCATCGAACTGGAGGACTTCGCTTCTTCCGAGCAGGAGTACCTGATCAATACCGCCGTGATCCGCACCGTCCTGCGTGACACGAAGGGCGGCGCCATCGAGATCATCGACTTCGCCCCGCGCTGGCACCAGAACGAGCGCTTCTACCGGCCGGTGATGCTGCTGCGGCACGTGCGCCCGTTGTCGGGCCTGCCGCGCATCCGCATCCGCCTGCGTCCGCTCGCCGACTACGGCGCCAGCAAGCCCGAGACGACCTGGGGCAGCAACCATATCCGCTACCTGATCCCCGACTTCACGCTGCGGTTGACCAGCGACGTGCCGGTGCGCCTGATCCGCGACAGCCTGCCGTTCGTGCTCGACCGCGACCTGCACCTGGTGCTGGGCCCGGACGAAACGCTGACGCAGCCGGTGGCCACCTTCGTTCGCCAGTCGGAGGAAAAGACCATCGCCTACTGGCGCGACTGGGTGCGCTACCTGTCGATACCGCTGGAATGGCAGGACCCGGTGATCCGCAGCGCGATCACGCTGAAGCTGTGCCAGTACGAGGAAACCGGGGCGATTGTGGCGGCGATGACCACCTCCATTCCCGAGGCGGCCAACACCGTGCGCAACTGGGACTACCGCTACTGCTGGCTGCGCGACTCGGCTTTCGTGGTCCGCGCGCTCAACCGCCTCGGCGCCACCCGCAGCATGGAGGACTACCTGCGCTACGTCGCCAACGTCGCCGCCAACGACGGCGCGCTGCAACCGTTGTATGGCATCGGCTTCGAACGCGAACTGGCCGAATCGGAAGTGACGTCACTGGCCGGTTATCGCGGCATGGGCCCGGTGCGTCGCGGCAACCTGGCCTGGCTGCAGGCACAGCACGACGTGTACGGCAGCGTGGTGCTGGCGGCGACGCAGCTGTTCTTCGACCAGCGCCTGACGCGCGTCGGCGACGCGGCCATCTTCGCCCGCGTCGAACCGCTGGGCGAACTGGCCTACAAGCTCTACGACCAGCCTGATGCGGGGCTTTGGGAGTTCCGCGGTCGCGCCGAAGTGCATACCTACTCCAGCGTGATGTGCTGGGCCGCCTGCGATCGCCTGGCCAAGATTGCGGTGCACCTGAACCTGGCGCCGCAGTGCAAGTACTGGCGCGAGCGCGCCGACGAAATGCATGCGCGTATCACCGAGCATGCCTACAACACCGAACTGGGCCATTTTGTCGAAGCCCTCGACGGCAACCGCCTGGATGCGTCGCTCCTGCTGCTGGCCGACCTGGGCTTCATCAAGGCCGACGACCCGCGCTTCGTTCGCACGGTGGAGGCGATCGGCAAGGGCCTGCGCCGAGGCGATGCATTGTTCCGCTACGTCGCGCCGGATGACTTCGGTTCGCCCGAGACCAGCTTCACGATCTGCACCTTCTGGTACATCGACGCGCTGGCATCGATTGGTCGCCACGAGGAAGCACGGTCGCTGTTCGAACGGATCCTGGCGCGACGCAATCCGCTCGGCCTGCTCTCGGAGGACCTGGAGTTCGGTGGCGGCGAGGCCTGGGGCAACTTCCCGCAGACCTACTCGCATGTCGGCCTCATCAATGCGGCGATGCGATTGTCCAGACCCTGGCAAGACGCGGCATGA
- the gloA gene encoding lactoylglutathione lyase, giving the protein MSLQDELNAIPGVSAERDAATRQFVFNHTMLRVKDIARSLDFYTRVLGFTLVRRRDFADAKFSLYFLVLVDDPAQIPAEEPARGQWLLGQRGVLELTHNHGSEDDAGFAYHDGNSEPRGFGHICVSVPDVEAACARFEQLGVAFQKRLTDGRMKDIAFIKDPDGYWVEILQPTARV; this is encoded by the coding sequence ATGTCCCTGCAAGACGAGCTCAATGCCATCCCCGGCGTCAGCGCCGAGCGCGACGCCGCCACGCGGCAATTCGTGTTCAACCACACGATGCTGCGGGTCAAGGACATCGCCCGGTCGCTGGATTTCTACACGCGCGTGCTCGGCTTCACGCTGGTGCGCAGGCGCGATTTCGCCGACGCGAAGTTCAGCCTTTACTTCCTGGTGCTGGTCGACGATCCGGCGCAGATCCCGGCCGAGGAGCCGGCCCGTGGCCAATGGCTGCTGGGCCAGCGTGGCGTGCTCGAGCTCACCCACAACCACGGCAGCGAAGACGACGCCGGCTTCGCCTACCACGACGGCAACAGCGAGCCGCGCGGATTTGGCCACATCTGCGTGTCGGTGCCGGATGTCGAAGCGGCATGTGCGCGCTTCGAGCAACTGGGCGTTGCCTTCCAGAAACGCCTGACCGACGGCCGCATGAAGGACATCGCCTTCATCAAGGACCCGGACGGCTACTGGGTCGAGATCCTGCAGCCGACCGCGCGGGTCTGA
- a CDS encoding DUF3574 domain-containing protein codes for MRRCACQAARALDSKGGTTSAMQGDAARPAQAAGWIRSELYFAVGNEDGSDTVDEGKWRDFLDREVTPRFPDGLTVLDGYGQWRFKDQGRLVRQRCKVLVVLHEDSAGQRNDIEAIRLAWKRASGHESVLWARQAVEVSF; via the coding sequence TTGCGGCGCTGTGCCTGTCAGGCTGCGCGGGCCCTGGACAGCAAGGGCGGCACCACCTCGGCGATGCAGGGCGATGCGGCGCGTCCCGCGCAGGCCGCCGGCTGGATTCGCAGCGAGCTGTACTTCGCCGTGGGCAACGAGGATGGCAGCGACACCGTCGATGAAGGCAAGTGGCGCGACTTTCTCGATCGCGAGGTCACGCCGCGCTTTCCCGATGGACTGACCGTGCTCGATGGTTACGGGCAGTGGCGCTTCAAGGACCAGGGGCGACTGGTGCGCCAGCGCTGCAAGGTGCTGGTGGTGCTGCACGAAGACAGCGCCGGGCAGCGCAACGACATCGAGGCGATCCGGCTGGCGTGGAAACGCGCGAGCGGGCACGAGTCGGTGCTGTGGGCGCGGCAGGCGGTGGAGGTTTCGTTCTGA
- the pgeF gene encoding peptidoglycan editing factor PgeF, whose translation MSVAAPWLEAQWPLPASVRAFTTLRHGLGVSKAPFDHLNLGLRAGDEAEAVLRNRALLHEAAKLPSPPRWVRQVHGVDVVRFDGDRLEDDEPEADASVSSTPGTVLSILTADCMPVLFCTDDGSEIGAAHAGWRGLVGGVLENTVAAMHSAPQRLHAWLGPAAGPQHYEIGEEVFDAFVSRDWSAGSAFVSTRPHHWRVDLYALARRRLGAVGIDGSRIHGGGLCTIAEPDRFFSHRRDQRGGRMASLIWIEPGR comes from the coding sequence CTGAGCGTGGCGGCCCCCTGGCTGGAAGCGCAATGGCCGCTGCCGGCATCGGTACGGGCCTTCACCACGCTTCGGCACGGACTTGGGGTGTCGAAGGCGCCGTTCGATCATTTGAACCTGGGCTTGCGCGCAGGCGACGAGGCCGAAGCGGTGCTTCGCAATCGCGCGCTGCTGCACGAAGCGGCGAAGTTGCCGTCGCCGCCTCGCTGGGTGCGACAGGTGCATGGCGTCGACGTCGTCCGATTCGACGGGGATCGGCTTGAGGACGACGAACCCGAAGCGGATGCTTCGGTCAGCTCGACGCCCGGCACCGTCCTGTCCATCCTCACCGCCGACTGCATGCCCGTGTTGTTCTGCACGGACGACGGCAGCGAAATCGGCGCGGCGCATGCGGGATGGCGCGGCCTGGTCGGCGGTGTCCTCGAGAACACCGTGGCGGCCATGCATTCCGCGCCGCAACGGCTGCATGCCTGGCTTGGCCCCGCGGCCGGTCCGCAGCACTACGAGATCGGCGAAGAGGTCTTTGATGCCTTCGTTTCGCGCGACTGGAGTGCCGGCAGCGCCTTCGTCAGCACCCGCCCGCACCACTGGCGCGTGGACCTGTACGCCCTGGCGCGGCGCCGGCTCGGGGCCGTCGGCATCGATGGCAGCCGGATCCACGGCGGCGGCCTGTGTACGATCGCCGAACCGGACCGCTTCTTCTCCCATCGTCGCGACCAGCGCGGTGGGCGCATGGCCTCCCTGATCTGGATAGAGCCAGGACGATGA
- the rluD gene encoding 23S rRNA pseudouridine(1911/1915/1917) synthase RluD: MTIPATPLHATVPDSAAGRRFDAVLAELFPDFSRSRLAAWIKSGDALLDGREVRPRDPVRGGEAVTLNAALEVQTHSEPEDIALDVLYEDEHVIVINKPAGLVVHPGAGNPAGTLVNALLHRDASLNTLPRAGIVHRLDKDTSGVMVVARTLPAHTALIEQLSSREVHRQYVAVVLGSLVSGGTADAPIDRHPRDRIRMAVREDGRDAVTHFRLRERFRAHTLLECRLETGRTHQIRVHMAHLKHPIVGDPLYGGPLKLPKGATEELIATLRGFKRQALHAETLEFSHPVTGEPVRCTAPVPQDLRDLVRALHDDTVAAAERER, from the coding sequence ATGACCATCCCCGCCACGCCCCTGCATGCCACCGTCCCGGACAGCGCCGCCGGGCGCCGCTTCGACGCGGTCCTGGCCGAGCTTTTCCCCGATTTCTCCCGTTCCCGCCTGGCGGCGTGGATCAAGTCCGGCGACGCCCTCCTGGACGGCCGCGAAGTCCGCCCGCGCGATCCGGTCCGTGGCGGCGAGGCGGTCACCCTCAATGCCGCCCTCGAGGTCCAGACCCATTCCGAGCCCGAGGACATCGCCCTGGACGTCCTTTATGAGGACGAGCACGTCATCGTCATCAACAAGCCGGCCGGGCTGGTGGTCCACCCCGGCGCGGGCAATCCGGCCGGCACCCTGGTCAATGCCCTGCTGCACCGGGACGCCTCACTCAATACCTTGCCCCGGGCCGGCATCGTCCATCGCCTCGACAAGGACACCTCCGGCGTCATGGTGGTCGCGCGGACCCTGCCGGCGCATACCGCGCTGATCGAGCAGCTGTCCTCGCGCGAGGTCCATCGCCAATACGTGGCCGTGGTGCTCGGGTCGCTGGTGTCGGGCGGGACGGCCGATGCGCCGATCGACCGCCACCCGCGCGACCGCATCCGCATGGCCGTGCGCGAGGACGGCCGCGATGCGGTCACGCACTTCCGCCTGCGCGAGCGGTTCCGCGCGCACACGCTGCTGGAGTGCCGCCTGGAAACCGGCCGCACCCATCAGATCCGCGTGCACATGGCCCACCTCAAGCACCCCATCGTCGGCGACCCGCTGTACGGCGGCCCGTTGAAGCTGCCCAAGGGCGCGACCGAGGAACTGATCGCGACGCTGCGCGGTTTCAAGCGCCAGGCCCTGCATGCCGAGACGCTGGAGTTCTCGCACCCGGTCACCGGCGAGCCGGTGCGCTGCACCGCGCCGGTGCCGCAGGACCTGCGCGATCTGGTTCGCGCACTGCACGACGACACCGTCGCGGCGGCCGAGCGGGAGCGCTGA
- a CDS encoding outer membrane protein assembly factor BamD — MTLRSAPSRLLALLLIVAFAGVGCSKFKDKDADEGVPVEQLYEKAHKSMTNGNWAAAETTFKRLVAQYPYGPYTEQALVETAYAQYKSGKHDDAISSIDRFIRTYPTHKNIAYMYYLRGLSNSSRDTVFLQQVWTLDASRRDLATPLQAFNDFSIVADRYPNSRYAEDARSRMRGLRDMFARHELDTALYYLRRTAYVGAIERAKYLLETYPQSQYQNDAVATLAAAYEGLGNQTLAADAKRVLQQNEPNHPYLTGKWPDYPSNFRKLNPFAGEKSALDND; from the coding sequence ATGACCCTACGCTCTGCCCCTTCGCGCCTGCTGGCGCTGCTGCTGATCGTCGCTTTTGCTGGAGTGGGCTGTAGCAAGTTCAAAGACAAGGACGCCGATGAGGGCGTGCCGGTCGAGCAGCTCTACGAGAAAGCCCACAAGTCGATGACCAACGGCAACTGGGCCGCGGCCGAGACCACGTTCAAGCGCCTGGTCGCCCAGTACCCGTACGGCCCCTACACCGAGCAGGCGCTGGTGGAGACTGCCTACGCCCAGTACAAGTCGGGCAAGCACGATGACGCGATCAGCAGCATCGACCGCTTCATCCGCACCTACCCGACGCACAAGAACATCGCGTACATGTACTACCTGCGCGGTCTGTCGAACTCCAGCCGCGACACGGTGTTCCTGCAGCAGGTCTGGACGCTCGACGCCAGCCGCCGCGACCTGGCCACCCCGCTGCAGGCGTTCAACGACTTCTCGATCGTCGCCGACCGCTACCCGAACAGCCGCTACGCCGAGGATGCGCGCAGCCGCATGCGCGGCCTGCGCGACATGTTCGCCCGCCACGAGCTCGACACCGCCCTGTACTACCTGCGTCGCACCGCCTATGTCGGTGCGATCGAGCGCGCCAAGTACCTGCTCGAGACCTACCCGCAGAGCCAGTACCAGAACGATGCCGTCGCCACCCTGGCCGCGGCCTACGAGGGCCTGGGCAACCAGACGCTGGCCGCCGACGCCAAGCGCGTGCTGCAGCAGAACGAGCCGAACCACCCGTACCTGACCGGCAAGTGGCCGGACTACCCGAGCAATTTCCGCAAGCTCAACCCGTTCGCGGGCGAGAAGTCGGCGCTGGACAACGACTGA